TTGATGATGCAATTTAATCTCCTGTCCCAGGACTCATGGGGGAAATTCAACACCCAGGACAGTTCTGTGGAGATTTGTGAGCCCATCCGCCTGATGACCTTGGACAGCATCATGAAATGTGCCTTCAATGTCCAGACTGGCTCCCAATCAGAAAGGTCAGTGGTGAGGGGTGCAGAGGAATAGGCTTATTGACCAGCACTCTAGCTACCCTGATAATGCATTGTGCCTCCTCTCGTAGCTTCTCTATCAACTACCTCTCAACTATGACCAAAATCTCAGAACTCATCTTCCACCGCCTGCACAGCTACCTCCATCACAATGACTTGATTTACAGATGGAGCTCTCAGGGGCAAGAATTCCAGGCTGTCTGCCAAATAGCACGCCAGTATCCAGGTATTTCCTGCACCTGGGCTATCTCTGCATGCTCTTTTGGTCATTGACCTCTGTTGGCTGAGATACTCAGTTcaataaaattcaacaaaaatagATTTATCACCTACCATGTACCAAGAACTCTAATCAACTCTGTGGATccgaagaaaggaatgaaaacaacCCCTAACCTTGTATAGCTTACATATTACCTTGGGGATAAAATAAACACAtgaaaaataagtacaaaatagaGACAAAGAAATTTGGAGAACTTGCCAAACTTTGGAAAATATAAGAACAAGGCTTTTGGAGGAATTGTCAATGTAAGCTGAGTTTCGGGATTCCTAAGGGAGGTAGGGATTCcaaggacagagaaaaggagggagagcattccacaTGTaagacacatacatttttatgtcTCCAGCACCTGGCCCTCTATAAGTATTTAATGGCTATTtagtggaattgaattgaattggagcAAAGTCaaacttcaaataaaatattagatcAAATATTATAATGTTTACTTTGATGAGGATAAACTTAAAGGCTTACACTCAAGTTAAAAATGTCAATTTCATAAGGACAAGATTGGGGATACATGGttagcagtttttaaaaaaatatctgagATTTCCAGTTAAACCACATGCTTAACATGAGTCAATAGTATCATGGGGAAGCCAAGGAATATAATGCGATCATAGGCTGCATTAAAAGAATTATagtttcagggcagctaggtagtacagtggatagagaactagccctggagtgaggaggacctgagttcaaatccagctacctgtgtggccctggacaagtcacttaaccctggttgcctcacaCAAAAAAATATAGCTTCTAGGAATAAGGAAAAGATATGCCACCATATTCTTCCCTAGTTAGgccacatctggaatattttaCAGATTTCTAGGCATTATTTTTAGGTGGATCATTGGTGctatttagtctggagaagaccTAGAGGAAGCAAGATAGCTAAACTGAAGGATTAAGTTGCCTAGCCCCAGGAGGCAAAACAAGGAACAGTAAGTGGAAACTGAATAGAAGTAGGCTGAAACTGTCACCTGAAACTGTCAACTGCCAACATAGTCAAGTCAAGTGGGAACCAAAGTCAGCTGCCAGTCCCAGAGATAGCTCTCTGCAGAATCATTGGAAATAATCAGCTCCATGTTCTTCATGCTAAGATGAAAATACTTTGAACTTTCTCCCAGCCAAAATCATCCAAGAAAGAAGGGAAGCCCTCAAGAATGATAGTGAACAGGACAAGATCCAAAAGAAGTACCTGGATTTTCTGGATGTTATTCTCCGTGCCAAGGTAAATCTGTCAAACATCCGAGCAAACCCACCCAACACTTTGATTCCATTCAATTCAGTAGAACCaccaattattaagcacttactgtgtgcctggcattATGCAAAGTGCTGGGaacccaaagacaaaaatgataataatccCTGACTttaaggaatttgcattttactGGGAAATCAGGATGTATGGAAAGACAAGGCTGTTGGGATGAAATGACTGATGAATTAGATTAAATAAAGTTGTCAGAGCAGTTCAGTATGTTGACAGAGCCAAGAAGTCCCCAATTCTGCATTTTGATGAAAAGGtggaattctatgattctgattaTGGgattaagtcacttaaactatttATCAGGTACCTATTCATGCTGAAGAATATGGTAGCCACTGCGGCAGACAAAAGAACTAGTTAAGACGTGATGCCTGGCCTTATGAAATCACTGTTTAGTGGGAATATGAAACATAAATGTAGATGACTGTGATGTGCAATGTCACTTGACTAATTCATTAGGAAAATGAAAACACAGTGCTCTGGGAATTCAAGGAGAGTGTTGtcgttgggggaggggaggctctATGAATGATGTCAATGGATGGCTATGAATAATGTTTGAAATCAGAGCTTCTTACGACTTGAGTTCCTTTCTACCACAGTCAGTCTCATATTTGGCCAATGgaaaagatcatttaaaaattggcTTTGGATAAAGGAACACTTTTATCCTTTTTCAGAGTGAAAATGGGGAAGGTTTATCAGATGAAGAACTGGAGGCTGAGCTCAACACATTTGTGTTTGGTGGCCATGACACCACAGCCTCTAGCCTTTCCTGGCTCTTCTACTGTATGGCTGTGAACCCTGAGCACCAACACCGATGTCGAGAAGAGATCAGAGGAATCCTAAAACAGGAGGACACCATTACCTGGTAAGAACATCAGACACTTGATCCTAATTCTTGGTTGTTTGCTGCTTGTTTTCCTCCTCTGGCACCATAACTGTCCATCACTTATCCTTATTTCTTCAAAGCAGGGTCCTTGGACATGTTTTAGCTCTAATGGAGGGAGTTGCCCTCCTAAAAGAAGAGGTTATCCCAAGGAAGCCTCACCAAATGTAGGCACCAGGGCCAAGTCCTTTGACATGCTGAAACCAGAACCCAGCAGTGGTGATGGGTCTATTTCAATTCAGCAGACATTCATTTAAGTACCTGTTTCCTAGACCCTGTACTGAGTGTCCAGAAAGACAGAATATAGACTCAATGACTAAATCACTAATCAGTCAACCAactgatggaaggaaggaaggaaggatggaagaaaggaaggaaggaaggaaggaaggaaggaaggaaggaaggaaggaaggaaggaaggaaggaaggaaggaagggagggaaggagggagggaggaagggaggaagggaggaagggaggaagggaggaagggaggaagggaggaaggaaggaaggaaggaaggaaggaaggaaggaaggaaggaaggaaggaaggaaggaatacagAGAAGGAGTTTATTATTTGAGGAATGGCAAAAAGCCCAGGGAAACTAGATCATAGAGAAAATGGTGGGGAGTAGAGGTTACAAAGTCTTGGAAGATAGGAAGAAGCCAGatcataaagaactttaaatgtcagtggactttatatttgatcctggagataacagGTAGCTAATGGAGTTTCTTTGGTAAGAATTGGTTGGACCtagactttaagaaaatcacttgggCAACTAAATGAAGGGGAGAATAAGAATGTGGAGAGAtctgagtcagggagaccaattagaagacaATTAATCATCCAGACCAGAGGTAATGAGGATATCAACTAGAGTGATGGCTTTGTGAGGAGAAAATTCAGTACAAAAGATGTTGTGAAGATGGAAAAATTACAGATTTGGTAATGAGTTGGTAAATTTGCTAATGGTTTGGATGTAAAAGATGAATGagagagaagtcaagaatgaccctgaagttgtgaacctgggtaactgggaggatggtcaTATGGAAGCCAAGTAAGCCATGTCCAATTCCTAACCCAATTCTCATGTTACAtggactcaaggcccttcaccatcaCTGTCCTCCTTTGGATTTTCCCTGTCTCATCAATATCATTCCTAAAATGTAACACATAGAACACCatattccagatgtgatctgaccaaaGCAGAGTGGAGTGGGACTGTCACCTTCCTAGTCCTGGGCATGATGGCTCTCATAAGTGTGGGAGCCCTCACTGGAGTACTTCCCCATTGATTATCCATTGATATCAGTTAGCCAAATTTAAGTAGTATTAGAAATGTGCTATTTACCAGAACAATATAATAACAGCTAGTTCAAACTATCCCTATAAACCCATGGCACACTCTTCTAAAAATACATACAGAATTCTGAGGAAAGTGGGCTTAACCCACTCAGAACATAAGGCAAAGGGCATAGCCCACAGGTCCTATCAGTCCTTTGCTGTGTTTTGTAGGACCCACAGGAAGTTCCCTTTAGGCATGATGAAGATTTCTTCTGGGCTTTTTATACAGTACTAAAGCTTCCTTTGTTCTGTGTGTCTAGTTCGGCTTGGATAAAGGAAGACTCTTGCACTTTTCAGGTTGAAAGTGAAGATGTCTTGTCAGATGAGGAGCCAGTAGTGCAgcaatggagtcaagaagaagcgtcccttactagctatgtgaccttgggcaagtcacttaacttctctttctgcttcagtttactgaactctaaaatggagacaataatagcgcCAACCCTACAGGGCtcctgtgaggatcagatgaaatatttgtaaaaaatacttagcacagttcctgcaACAGAGTAGGCGCTATCTAAATGCTTCCTCccatcccccttctcttctctaattAATCTTTGACTCCCAATGCAAACAGTACCATCAGGCTGTTCCAAGGACACTGCTAGTACAGTGATGAAAAGTTCAAGTTCTCTAGCCCTTCAAAATTCACACGGTGATCCTCTccagagaaaaggaagtgaagcAGATAAGAGCTGTTTTCCTTGCCCATAAAATGTTTCTTGGTGATGTGGCTTCCTGCTTCACTGGCTCCCGAGGCTTCTGGTCCCACTGCTGCAATACTGAGTTCCAAAAACCAAGTCTTCTTATCCAGTCTCAGCACACTTCCTCTTTTCATTTCGCTTTTTTCCAAGTTGATTAAGAATTTTTTGCACCTAGTTTTATACCTTTGATTGGTTGATTCAATAAAAGTGGTCTCACCTAATGGAGAATATCAGAGTGTAGAACATCTTGTTAGTTACTCTAAGTAAGATAGAGGATGAATTGATTCAATCAAGCTCACCTTAACAACTGTAATAGATTTAACTGTCCTGCAACACAATTGACCTTTATGCTTTCGAAGACCACTGAAAACCCCAGATCATTTTCTAACAATTCCTCTCTAGTCAAGTTTTTCCTATCTTGAACTTTtagggttgattttttttttgttttaaagcatGAGCTTTTATATTTATCCCTGATTGTTGTCATCTTAAATTCATCCCAATGTTCTAACCTATTGACAtctttttgaattctgacttGGTCCTTCAGTGCATTAGCCAGCCTCCCTAGCTCTGGGTCAACTGCAAATGTGATAAGGAGGCCATCTATGCCCATTTTTGCCCAAGTAATGGATAAAAGCTGTAAATGTGAGAGGATAAAGCACAGATCACTAAAGTGGACCATTAGAAACTCTTCAAGGTAATGGGAATCCATCAATTGCTATTCTTGGGGTTCACCTGTTCAACCAGTTTCtgctggtgatgatgatgatgataaatagctagcatgtatatagcaCGTCATGTATGATATCTCATTTTGCTCTCATAACAGCTCTATgatgcaggtgctattattatccccattttacaaatggggaaactgagatactAAAAGGTTCACTGACCTTCCTGTgctcatacatacataaatatcagaagtaggacttgaacccagtcaTCTCttcactccaagttcagcactctttccacaagATCACATCATTTCTTCTATCACTTTACTAATACATTATATGATTTATAGTCTTAATAAGAATAATTCAAAATGAGTTTAGCTTTGGGATGTggtcttgtatttacttatttcaaATGATAATTCCCATTTTAGTGGTGCTAATTTAGGCAATTTCCTTAGGATAACCTATGAGGGAAGAAGTACAATaattattataaccattttactgatgaagaaacggaggctcAGAGGACAGAAATTACTTGCTGCTTAGAAGCAGGGGCCAGAATTGAATTCAGGCTTttttttactccaaatccagttatTTTAATGACCAGGGTAAACTTTAATGAGAATTAGTAATGCACAGACCCAAGGACAAAACTCAAACCCAATTTCTGGGTTTCATAAGAGCTAGGAAATGGTCTGGTTTTTCAATCTTGCTTGCCTTCTTCCCCCAGCATCACGTGTGGAGTGAATATTAAGCATACCATTGTCTAAATTGATCTGATGTCTTTCACCCATTGACAATATGAAGTTTATTAATGGATCATGAATATGGAGATAGAGGTAATCTTAGGGCAATTGAATCCAATCCCCTCctttgattaagtgacttgtccaaagtcacacagctggtaattgAACTCAATTCCTTTGATTCCAAAGCCAGCACTCCTCACTGAACCTAGCTGCCTTCTAAGGGATAGGACTCCCAAATCCCAGTGGTCCTTATAAACCTAATGGAAAGCCTGGCAGAAAACCTTTACCTTTCCATCTATTTCTTGTCTATGATTCCTCACAGGGACCACCTGGACCAGATGCCCTACAGCACCATGTGCATCAAAGAGGCCCTCCGCCTCTACCCGCCTGACATCACCATAGCCAGAGAGCTTAGCAAGCCTATCACCTTCCCAGATGGACGTTCCTTGCCCACAGGTATCACTCTGCCTGCCCAACATAATCAGTTCTCTCTAGAATTCATTGTCCTAGGGATTAGAGAAAACAGCAACAAGGAGCCCTTTGGTTCATGGAGGACCTATGAAATAACACTCTAAATTCCTAGCCTGGGTCCATACCGGGAACTTAATGCAAAATGATTGTTTTCAAATACAACTTATAGAAATGGAACAATAAAGTCATATAGAGGCATCCTCAAGTGTTGAAAGGACTCTTACATAGAAGAAAAGTTAGACTTTACAGAAGCTGAATCAGAAGGTACTTTAGACATCATCCAGTCCAACTTGAATATAAGAATCCCTGATAAGTTTTCAACCACCTTTTACTTGAAGACAACCAGAGATGAGAAATTGACTATGCCACAAACAGCCCAATTTAATTTTGGAGAGCTCTTATTGTTGGGAATTTTTCCGAATATCAAGCTAAAGCTTGCCTCTCTGTAGTTCCTAGTCATTATTTATGTCCTGTGGAGTCAAACCAAGCCCAGCTAATCCTGCTTCCACTCAACAGGCCTTCAGATACTTGAGGACAGTGATCTTGTTTCCCCTAAGTCTTCATTTCTCCAGACATTTTGTGCCTTTTAATCCACTTTAAGCCACTCCTAAAATCCTGGTGAATCTTTCCTTTTGTACAGCCTTGTGGAGTTCACCATGTCAGTCAACTAGCCTAAGAGCCCAATGGTGCCAAATGCTAAGTGTTGGGGttacagagaaagggaaatgtaGGAGATCAAGAGCAGATAAGGGGATTATGCAGTAATGTCCAGGAAGTGCTTCTAAATATGTTCATCGTCTATGAAATAACACCTTGTAATTGGGAGAGTAGAAAATGTTCAAAGCTATGTATTACACAAGGTATAAtgtgaaggggaaaaggaagggccCAGAGAAAGAATTCTAAGAAAGTGCAGGAGAGAAAGGACACTTTGAATGGGGAGGGAAATATTTGGAATggatgtctctctctgtctctgtctctctgtctgtctctctgtctgtctctctctctctctttctcttttctctctttctcttttctctctctctctttctcttttctctttctttctcttctctctctctctctctctctctctctctctctctctctctctctctctctctctctctctctctccctccctctccctctctctctctctccctcccttcctccctctccttctctctctctctctctctctctctctctctctctctctctctctctctctctctctctctctctctctctctctctctctctcctgtgtcccctctccctccctgtctaGGTATGATAGTTGTCCTGAACATCTGGGCTCTCCACCACAACCCTGCTGTCTGGGAAAAGCCACAGGTATGACTCATTCTAACACAAATGTTTCACAGAAGCAAATCACATCCAAACCCACTCTGGGGCAGATACTCAAATACACAGTATTCTTTCCTAACAGTCCCAAATGACCTGAGGGCCTTGGTTCGCACTCTGCCTCTGCTTCTTAAACATTACACTGAGTAATCTATCCAATCTTTCTGAACCTCAAATCCTCCCCCTAAAATGAGTGGCCATAGTTGAAAGTCTCTTAGgaacctttcagctctaagtctgtgaGCTAAGGAGCCAAGGAGTTAAGTTACTTCAAGTACTGAAATAATTCTCACTGAAGTAGGTCCTCTCTCCACTAACACCAAAGAGACCAATAACTCCAaatattccttcattcattccttcatttcttgAATAACATGTATTTTATAGCTATCATGGCCCCAATCCATGCCCATCTCTAGCAGATATCCTTGATAATTTGCTGGGGTTCAGAAAACTTATCACCTCTAGTAACTTCTTTGCTGACGAACTCCCTAAGAAGACAGGTTTTCAGACAATTGAGCCTTATTCATTCGCTGACCCTAGGCTCAAAACTAGTCCAGATTAGTAAGGTCTAGAAAGCTGTTGCTTCTCTGGGAGAGTCTTCAAGCCTCCCAGGATCATCTCCACACCATGACAAATCTTTCTTAGAATGATGGtagggaaataaaattaaaagggagaaataaaagactATTCTTTCAATAGGCTGAAATGGGTGGAGTTGGGTTGGGTTTTCTTTGGAGGGGAGTTGGAGAATGGAATGGAAGTAGTATTACTAAGATCTTTCACTGAAGTGAAAGTCTCCTCTTTGGAAGGAGGTGATCCTGTGCTCTCTAAGTTTCTTTCAGAGGCATCAGACATGTAGCCCTTGGGCCACAATCGTGTAGCTGGGAaatattgaacaacaacaacatatatgtatatatatgtatgtatgtatgtattgtataatGTTAATAGTTTCCTAAACCACTATGTGGCCtgcaaggatccttatgtatgattcaatggtccccatttctatttgagtttgatccAACTGCTCTAGAGGGTCATACCCTTCCTCCCGGGAGGTTCTGAGTATGGGCCTGTAGATAGACAGTGTAATACGTGTCTGACTTCCAAGGACCAATTAAGCCAAATCCAGAAAGGTTCATCACCCAGAGGGTTTGCTTTTAGGTGATGGATAGCTGGAAAGTCTCAGCCATAGCCATTCATGAAGAAGGCCTATCTTGGAACACATAGAGGAGCTGGGATTGCTACTGACAGAGAGAAGGCCTCAGTGATGAAGCCCAGGCTCCTTGAAGTATTGATGTTGTTAGATCCCAAGGTAGACTCATATAGATACTCCAGACAGTGAGTGTGGCCAGGAGAGACTGTACCCAGAAAGACCTTCCA
The DNA window shown above is from Notamacropus eugenii isolate mMacEug1 chromosome 2, mMacEug1.pri_v2, whole genome shotgun sequence and carries:
- the LOC140530098 gene encoding cytochrome P450 4X1-like, coding for MGQDAASSWLETRWARPLHLALTFTLALLLLQVVKLYLRRQGLLRALHLFPGPPIHWFYGNQREFCLEKELQQFDVLAEKYPCAFPRWVGAFQVLLNIYDPEYAKILLNRRDPKIQLGYKFIAPWVGKGLLSLEGKKWYQHRHLLTAAFHFNILKPYIHVMNDSVCRMLILMMQFNLLSQDSWGKFNTQDSSVEICEPIRLMTLDSIMKCAFNVQTGSQSESFSINYLSTMTKISELIFHRLHSYLHHNDLIYRWSSQGQEFQAVCQIARQYPAKIIQERREALKNDSEQDKIQKKYLDFLDVILRAKSENGEGLSDEELEAELNTFVFGGHDTTASSLSWLFYCMAVNPEHQHRCREEIRGILKQEDTITWDHLDQMPYSTMCIKEALRLYPPDITIARELSKPITFPDGRSLPTGMIVVLNIWALHHNPAVWEKPQVFEPQRFSQENSMKRHSYAFLPFSAGPRNCIGQQFAMLALKVGLALTLLRFQLLPDPEKPPIPMPHLVLRSKNGIHLYLRPLH